One segment of Terriglobia bacterium DNA contains the following:
- a CDS encoding efflux transporter outer membrane subunit, with protein MTWALAPVKRRVLFLSSAAFLFFLVGCAVGPNYHRPDVATAPAWKEQPPWRAADPKDSIPKGNWWTTFADSELDQYEAQALKSNQTIEVAHYQLEQARASARITQSGLFPHLNTGVAVQRARNSAGRPTTTGIPLTAPTTSNDFLIPFNLTWEADLFGGVRRSVESANATYQASAAALENVRLVITSELAVDYFSLRELDAEIAVVNSSVEYQNKSLTLVQNRHTGGIASGLDVAQQETLLNSTRTQATLLRRQRAQFEHAIAALVGVPASAFSVPVKPLALAPPVVPIGVPSDVLERRPDIAQSERQMAAENAQIGVAKSAYYPGINLSAAGGFENTALGSIVGASTGFWALGANVAETVLSGGRRRAEVDFAKSGYGASVANYRQTVLTAFSEVEDSLSGLSVLAEAAETQQQAVNASQRALQIANDRYTGGLVTYLDVINAQETYLEAQRLATQILGQRLVTSVSLVKALGGGWDSSSLQAIRVKATLKQAIEP; from the coding sequence TTGACTTGGGCTTTAGCCCCTGTAAAAAGACGTGTTCTCTTTTTAAGCAGCGCAGCCTTCTTATTTTTCCTGGTTGGCTGTGCTGTCGGTCCCAACTATCACCGGCCTGACGTGGCAACCGCTCCTGCCTGGAAGGAACAGCCGCCATGGCGCGCCGCCGATCCCAAAGACTCCATCCCCAAGGGCAACTGGTGGACCACGTTCGCTGACAGCGAACTCGATCAGTATGAAGCGCAGGCGCTCAAGTCGAACCAGACTATAGAAGTAGCTCACTACCAGTTGGAACAGGCGCGAGCTTCGGCCCGAATCACTCAGTCAGGATTGTTCCCTCATCTGAATACGGGTGTTGCTGTCCAACGCGCTCGGAATTCCGCCGGCAGGCCGACCACGACTGGTATTCCTTTGACGGCTCCAACGACATCGAACGATTTCCTGATTCCTTTCAACCTTACGTGGGAAGCTGATCTTTTTGGCGGTGTAAGGCGAAGCGTAGAGTCCGCGAATGCCACATATCAGGCGTCCGCTGCCGCTCTGGAAAATGTGCGTCTGGTGATTACCTCAGAGTTGGCAGTTGACTACTTCTCACTGCGTGAACTCGATGCTGAAATAGCGGTCGTGAATTCGTCCGTGGAATATCAGAACAAATCGTTAACGCTGGTGCAAAACCGCCATACAGGCGGCATCGCTTCCGGGCTGGACGTCGCTCAGCAGGAAACGCTGCTGAATTCCACCCGCACGCAGGCTACGCTCTTGCGACGGCAGCGGGCACAATTTGAGCACGCTATTGCTGCTTTGGTCGGAGTTCCTGCCTCGGCTTTCAGTGTGCCGGTTAAGCCTCTGGCTTTGGCTCCGCCAGTAGTGCCAATCGGCGTGCCATCAGATGTTCTGGAGCGCCGTCCGGACATCGCTCAGTCTGAACGGCAGATGGCCGCCGAAAACGCGCAGATTGGCGTCGCCAAGAGCGCTTACTATCCCGGCATCAATCTCTCTGCGGCAGGCGGGTTCGAGAATACCGCGCTCGGCAGCATCGTTGGCGCTTCCACGGGCTTCTGGGCGCTTGGCGCCAACGTGGCGGAAACGGTCCTGAGCGGCGGACGCCGGCGCGCTGAAGTGGATTTTGCCAAATCAGGATATGGCGCATCTGTGGCAAATTACCGGCAGACCGTGCTAACGGCTTTCTCGGAAGTGGAAGACTCGCTTTCCGGGCTGAGCGTGCTGGCTGAAGCTGCGGAAACCCAGCAGCAGGCCGTAAACGCGTCACAACGGGCGCTGCAGATCGCTAATGATCGATATACCGGCGGCCTGGTTACCTACCTTGACGTGATAAATGCTCAAGAGACTTATCTGGAAGCCCAACGCCTGGCCACCCAGATCCTCGGCCAGCGTCTGGTCACTTCTGTGAGTCTGGTGAAAGCCCTTGGTGGCGGCTGGGACTCTTCCAGCCTTCAGGCCATTCGCGTAAAAGCCACTCTAAAACAAGCGATTGAGCCGTAA